One genomic segment of Pempheris klunzingeri isolate RE-2024b chromosome 21, fPemKlu1.hap1, whole genome shotgun sequence includes these proteins:
- the LOC139221164 gene encoding phospholipid scramblase 1, whose product MNMYTVPSPGIPGCPPGLEYLTQVDQLLIKQKVELVEALVGFESNNKYEVRNVMGQNVFYAVEENDCLSRQCCGPMRPFTIHVLDNFGQEVITVTRPLKCMSCFFPCCLQELEVQAPPGNTVGYVIQQWHPFSPKFIVANEHSEPVLKIHGPFCGWSCLPDVDFEIVTMDEVSKIGKISKQWTGLLREAFTDSDNFGIQFPMDLDVRMKAVMIGACFLIDFMFFETTN is encoded by the exons ATGAATATGTATACTGTGCCCAGTCCGGGAATACCAGGCTGTCCACCAGGATTAGAATACCTGACTCAG GTGGATCAGCTACTCATCAAACAGAAAGTCGAGCTTGTTGAAG CTCTTGTTGGTTTCGAAAGCAACAACAAGTACGAAGTGCGTAACGTCATGGGCCAGAATGTGTTCTACGCCGTCGAGGAGAACGACTGCCTGAGCCGACAGTGCTGTGGTCCCATGCGCCCCTTCACCATCCACGTCCTCGACAACTTTGGACAAGAGGTCATCACCGTCACCAGGCCACTCAAGTGCATGTCTTGCTTCTTCCCTTGCTGTCTACAAGAG CTGGAGGTGCAGGCTCCCCCCGGTAACACAGTGGGGTACGTTATACAACAGTGGCACCCGTTCTCCCCTAAATTCATCGTTGCGAACGAACACTCCGAGCCTGTGCTGAAGATCCATGGGCCCTTCTGTGGATGGAGCTGCCTTCCAGATGTTGACTTTGAG ATTGTGACAATGGATGAAGTCAGTAAGATTGGGAAAATCAGTAAGCAGTGGACAGGACTTCTTCGGGAAGCGTTCACAGATTCAGACAACTTTGGTATCCAGTTTCCCATGGATCTGGATGTGAGAATGAAGGCCGTAATGATCGGTGCATGTTTTCTCATT GATTTCATGTTCTTTGAGACCACCAACTAG